In one Fusobacterium sp. SYSU M8D902 genomic region, the following are encoded:
- the ybaK gene encoding Cys-tRNA(Pro) deacylase: protein MKKTNAMRELDKSKITYNYREYEVDENDLSAIAVSLKTGQDITKIFKTLVLLTEKKEMIVACIAGADNIDLKKLAKLAEVKKVEMLELKELFNMTGYIRGGCSPIGIKKRHRSFIDSSVLTKDIIMISAGIRGLQILINPQDLIKHLNMTVGDIIVQ from the coding sequence TTAGATAAAAGTAAGATAACTTACAACTATAGAGAGTATGAAGTGGATGAAAATGATTTGAGTGCCATTGCAGTTTCACTTAAAACAGGACAGGACATAACTAAGATATTTAAAACATTGGTTTTGTTGACAGAGAAGAAAGAGATGATAGTAGCCTGTATAGCAGGTGCAGATAATATAGATTTGAAAAAATTAGCTAAGTTAGCAGAAGTGAAGAAAGTGGAGATGCTAGAATTAAAAGAGCTATTTAATATGACAGGATATATAAGGGGAGGATGTTCTCCTATTGGGATAAAGAAAAGACATAGAAGCTTTATAGATAGTAGTGTTCTCACTAAAGATATAATAATGATAAGTGCTGGAATAAGAGGACTACAGATTTTAATCAACCCTCAAGATTTAATTAAACATTTGAATATGACAGTTGGAGATATAATAGTACAATAG